The following proteins are encoded in a genomic region of Rhizobium sp. ZPR4:
- a CDS encoding MDR family MFS transporter → MSSTVDRSRRPLVIVSIMLATFMVAIEATIVATAMPRIVGQLGGFTYYSWVFSAFLLAQSTTTVIYGKLSDIFGRKPMLIGGIIIFLVGSTLAGFAWSMASLIVFRLLQGLGAGAIQPVTMTVVGDLYKLEERAKVQGALASVWAISAVIGPLAGGIIVDNLSWAWIFWINLPLGVLAIAGFMIFLHESITPREAKIDYLGTVLFSISIVSLLVILTETDAGFAVLCPLAIVFVVTGILFLWQERRAPEPIISIALWSRRLIATSNAATLLAGMALIGLTTVLPIYVQGVLGRSPLEAGFTLTMLIVGWPLAVMLASRFFRTFGIRTTLRAGSLMFPFGSLFLLFLTPESSPVIAGIGSFLMGFGMGLISLTSVVLVQESVEWSMRGSATASIIFSRSLGNTLGATALGAIMNVGIAHYGSGELAARLHDILNQPTGLSDLVRDPAIRDVFDAALHWSFWGVVIVALTTCATIWLIPVTRDAGRGSSMPNADAQDAMTH, encoded by the coding sequence ATGTCCAGCACGGTCGATCGTTCGAGACGCCCGTTGGTCATCGTCTCGATCATGCTGGCAACCTTCATGGTCGCCATCGAAGCGACCATCGTCGCAACCGCCATGCCGCGCATCGTCGGCCAGCTCGGCGGCTTCACCTATTATAGCTGGGTCTTTTCCGCCTTTCTGCTGGCGCAGTCCACCACCACGGTCATCTATGGCAAGCTTTCCGATATTTTCGGCCGCAAGCCCATGCTGATCGGCGGCATCATCATCTTTCTCGTAGGCTCGACACTGGCCGGTTTTGCCTGGTCAATGGCCTCGCTCATCGTTTTCAGGCTGCTGCAAGGCCTCGGCGCCGGTGCCATCCAGCCTGTCACGATGACGGTCGTTGGCGACCTCTACAAGCTGGAAGAGCGAGCCAAGGTGCAGGGCGCACTTGCCAGCGTCTGGGCAATCTCCGCCGTCATCGGTCCGCTTGCCGGCGGCATCATCGTCGACAATCTCTCCTGGGCCTGGATTTTCTGGATCAATCTGCCGCTTGGCGTGCTTGCGATCGCCGGTTTCATGATCTTTCTGCACGAGTCCATCACGCCGCGCGAAGCAAAGATCGACTATCTCGGCACGGTCCTGTTTTCGATATCGATCGTGTCGCTGCTCGTCATTCTGACGGAGACCGATGCGGGCTTTGCCGTTCTCTGTCCCCTGGCGATTGTTTTTGTCGTCACCGGCATCCTGTTCCTGTGGCAGGAGCGGCGGGCGCCGGAGCCGATCATCTCGATCGCGCTTTGGAGCAGGCGACTGATCGCAACCAGCAATGCCGCGACGCTGCTTGCCGGCATGGCCCTGATCGGCCTGACGACGGTCCTGCCGATCTATGTACAGGGCGTGCTCGGCCGTTCGCCGCTCGAAGCCGGCTTTACGCTCACCATGCTGATCGTCGGCTGGCCGCTCGCCGTCATGCTTGCAAGCCGCTTCTTCCGTACCTTCGGCATCCGCACAACCTTGCGAGCCGGCAGCCTGATGTTTCCCTTCGGTTCGCTCTTCCTTCTGTTCCTGACGCCTGAAAGCAGCCCGGTGATTGCCGGCATCGGTTCGTTCCTGATGGGCTTCGGCATGGGGCTCATCAGTCTCACCAGCGTCGTATTGGTGCAGGAAAGCGTCGAATGGTCGATGCGCGGCAGCGCCACCGCCTCGATCATCTTCTCGCGGAGCCTCGGCAATACGCTTGGCGCGACCGCGCTCGGCGCGATCATGAATGTCGGCATCGCGCATTACGGCAGCGGAGAACTGGCGGCGAGGCTTCACGATATCCTCAACCAGCCGACCGGCCTTTCCGACCTCGTCCGCGATCCTGCGATCCGTGACGTCTTCGATGCGGCGCTGCACTGGAGCTTCTGGGGCGTCGTCATCGTTGCCTTGACGACCTGCGCGACGATCTGGCTTATCCCCGTGACGCGTGATGCCGGTCGCGGATCGTCAATGCCCAACGCGGATGCCCAGGATGCGATGACGCACTAA
- a CDS encoding M81 family metallopeptidase — protein MRIAVGGIHIECSTYNPVLNEEKDFRVLRGAELTASPYFAFLKDYDGEFLPTIHARAIAGGPVARHTYEAFKAEFLEGLKALLPLDGLYLAMHGAMYVEGMEDAEGDWISAARAVVGNDCTLSASYDLHGNVTQRIIDALDIYSTYRTAPHIDVEETMRRAVKMLTESLKTSVKPILLWVPIPVVLPGERTSTVDEPAKSLYDMLPGIDAIDGVWDASLMVGYVWADEPRATAAAIMTGTDRAVLEREAKRLAQAYWDARQDFVFGCEIGSIEECVAKAITSTTAPVVLAESGDNPTGGGVGDRADVLAELIAKGAQGVIFAGITDKAATEACYAAGLGATLDLSVGASLDTKGSKPVKGTFTVKHLLETKEATDMQAVVSIGGIDLVLSAKRRPYHNIADFTRLGLDPHKAKIIVVKSGYLSPELAPIANPNLMALSPGVVDQFVERLPRLHKTKPTYPFDKDFDFTPETALSARAVGR, from the coding sequence ATGCGCATTGCCGTCGGAGGCATTCATATCGAATGCAGCACCTACAATCCCGTCCTGAACGAAGAAAAGGACTTTCGCGTCCTGCGCGGCGCGGAGCTGACCGCCTCGCCCTACTTCGCCTTCCTCAAAGACTATGACGGCGAGTTTTTGCCGACCATCCATGCGAGAGCCATCGCCGGCGGTCCTGTCGCGCGTCATACCTACGAGGCCTTCAAGGCGGAGTTCCTGGAAGGGCTGAAAGCGCTGCTGCCACTCGATGGGCTCTATCTCGCCATGCATGGCGCCATGTATGTCGAAGGCATGGAAGATGCCGAGGGTGACTGGATCAGCGCGGCCCGCGCAGTTGTCGGCAACGACTGCACGCTTTCGGCAAGCTACGACCTGCACGGCAACGTCACCCAGCGCATCATCGATGCCCTCGACATATACTCCACCTATCGCACCGCCCCGCACATCGATGTCGAGGAGACCATGCGCCGCGCCGTCAAGATGCTGACGGAAAGCCTGAAGACCAGCGTGAAGCCGATCCTGCTTTGGGTACCTATCCCGGTGGTGCTGCCGGGTGAACGCACCAGCACGGTCGATGAGCCGGCCAAGAGCCTCTACGACATGCTGCCCGGAATCGACGCCATTGACGGCGTATGGGATGCGTCGCTCATGGTCGGTTATGTCTGGGCTGACGAGCCCCGCGCCACGGCTGCCGCCATCATGACCGGCACGGATCGCGCCGTGCTCGAGCGGGAAGCCAAACGCCTGGCGCAGGCCTATTGGGATGCGCGCCAGGATTTCGTCTTCGGCTGCGAAATCGGCTCGATCGAGGAATGTGTCGCCAAGGCAATCACCAGCACGACCGCACCCGTGGTTCTGGCGGAATCCGGCGACAATCCGACGGGTGGCGGCGTCGGCGACCGCGCCGATGTGCTGGCGGAACTGATCGCCAAGGGCGCACAAGGCGTCATCTTTGCCGGCATTACCGACAAAGCAGCGACGGAAGCCTGCTATGCCGCCGGCCTCGGCGCCACCCTCGATCTCTCCGTCGGCGCATCGCTGGACACCAAGGGAAGCAAACCGGTGAAAGGCACCTTCACCGTCAAGCATCTGCTCGAGACTAAAGAAGCGACCGACATGCAGGCGGTCGTCTCCATCGGCGGCATCGATCTCGTCCTGTCGGCCAAGCGCCGCCCCTATCACAATATCGCCGATTTCACCCGCCTTGGCCTCGATCCGCACAAAGCAAAGATCATCGTCGTCAAATCGGGCTATCTCTCGCCGGAATTGGCACCGATCGCCAACCCGAACCTGATGGCGCTGTCGCCCGGCGTCGTCGATCAATTCGTCGAACGCCTGCCGCGGCTGCACAAGACGAAGCCGACCTATCCCTTCGACAAGGATTTCGACTTCACGCCCGAGACAGCACTTTCAGCGCGCGCCGTCGGTCGCTAA
- a CDS encoding DHA2 family efflux MFS transporter permease subunit yields MNDMSTRGQREDVQEAGSRSLLIALLVAGAFFMENLDGTVIATALPQMAVSFGARPVDLNIGMSAYLLTLGVFIPISGWISDRFGARLVFTTAVVIFTLASVLCGFANGVGSFVAMRILQGIGGAMMVPVGRLVVLNNTPKDKLISAIATITWPALVAPILGPPLGGFITDHASWRWIFFLNLPLGILAFIFALMLIPETKSTARPPFDWIGFAVSGIGLASLMYGLELIGRPDPVWLEAWTYVIAGFVLLAVAVFHFLRTEHPLIDLSGLKLPTFAITISGGSLFRTAIGAVPFLLPLMFQVGFGLSAFHAGMLTLAVFAGNLAMKPATTPILRRFGFKPVLIVNGLLNAVFIAACALFSPDTPLWFIVPVLFIGGMCRSMHFTALNTIAFADIPPQQMTGANTLFSTVFQLTMGMGIAIGAIGIRIGQAISAPLGVGGIVAIEFRLAFVLLGIIALLAVLDCLPLDRKAGDNVSRKPKQSTRKAA; encoded by the coding sequence ATGAATGACATGTCCACGCGTGGGCAAAGGGAGGATGTGCAGGAGGCGGGCTCTCGTTCGCTGTTGATTGCATTGCTCGTGGCCGGTGCCTTCTTCATGGAAAATCTGGACGGCACGGTCATCGCGACCGCATTGCCGCAGATGGCCGTCTCCTTCGGTGCCCGCCCGGTCGACCTCAATATCGGCATGAGCGCCTATCTGCTGACGCTCGGCGTCTTCATTCCGATCAGCGGCTGGATCAGCGACCGCTTCGGCGCGCGCCTGGTCTTCACGACAGCTGTCGTCATCTTCACACTTGCATCCGTGCTCTGCGGTTTTGCCAATGGCGTCGGCTCCTTCGTCGCGATGCGTATCCTGCAGGGCATCGGCGGGGCGATGATGGTGCCGGTGGGTCGGCTTGTGGTCTTGAACAATACGCCGAAGGACAAACTGATCTCGGCCATTGCCACGATCACCTGGCCGGCGCTGGTGGCGCCGATCCTTGGGCCGCCGCTCGGCGGCTTCATCACCGACCATGCAAGCTGGCGCTGGATCTTCTTCCTCAACCTTCCGCTCGGCATTCTGGCATTCATCTTCGCGCTCATGCTCATTCCGGAAACGAAAAGCACGGCGCGCCCGCCTTTCGACTGGATCGGCTTCGCCGTCAGCGGCATCGGGCTTGCGAGCCTGATGTATGGGCTGGAGCTGATCGGGCGCCCCGATCCGGTCTGGCTGGAAGCCTGGACCTATGTGATTGCAGGCTTTGTCCTGCTAGCCGTCGCCGTCTTTCATTTTCTCCGCACCGAGCATCCGCTCATCGATCTCTCGGGGCTGAAGCTGCCAACGTTCGCCATCACCATCTCGGGCGGATCGCTGTTCCGCACCGCCATCGGTGCTGTGCCCTTCTTGCTGCCGCTAATGTTTCAGGTCGGCTTCGGGCTCAGCGCCTTTCATGCCGGCATGCTGACGCTCGCCGTTTTTGCCGGCAATCTGGCGATGAAGCCGGCAACAACGCCCATCCTGCGCCGCTTCGGCTTCAAGCCGGTTCTGATCGTCAACGGCCTGTTGAATGCCGTTTTCATCGCGGCCTGCGCGCTGTTTTCGCCCGACACGCCCCTCTGGTTCATCGTGCCGGTGCTGTTCATCGGCGGCATGTGCCGGTCGATGCATTTTACCGCACTGAATACAATCGCTTTCGCCGATATCCCGCCCCAGCAGATGACGGGTGCCAACACGCTGTTCAGCACCGTCTTTCAGCTGACGATGGGCATGGGTATCGCAATTGGCGCCATCGGCATCCGCATCGGGCAGGCAATCAGCGCACCGCTCGGAGTAGGGGGCATCGTCGCCATCGAGTTCCGTCTGGCTTTCGTGCTGCTCGGCATCATCGCGCTTCTCGCTGTGCTGGATTGCCTGCCGCTTGACCGCAAGGCAGGCGACAACGTCTCGCGCAAACCGAAGCAGAGCACGAGGAAGGCGGCGTAG
- a CDS encoding acetamidase/formamidase family protein, translated as MAIHRFAPTHYHNVIGSLPPALHIADGDTVVTETLDAAGYDKNDIRQISGPNPMNGPVFVEGAEPGDSLKVEILAMVPTRDTGFTRSAVAANVVDPQDVRMLPAGEKAIWQIDRQSLTTRLAEPVAGLESLTLPLAPMIGCFGVAPSLGQAISTATSGEFGGNMDYRLLGPGTTIWFPVSAPGALFFLGDCHAVQGDGEIVGTGIETTFEVTVRLSVEKKKTIIWPRGETAEDIFTIGNARPLDQALQHATSEMLRWLGSDYGLDKTAASHLLGQVVRYDVGNVFDPAYTMACRVSKSWLKCR; from the coding sequence ATGGCAATACACCGTTTCGCCCCTACCCATTATCACAATGTCATCGGCTCGCTGCCGCCGGCCTTGCATATTGCCGATGGCGATACCGTTGTCACCGAAACGCTCGATGCTGCCGGCTATGACAAAAACGATATTCGTCAGATCTCCGGCCCAAATCCGATGAACGGGCCGGTCTTCGTCGAGGGCGCGGAGCCGGGCGATTCTCTTAAAGTCGAGATTCTCGCGATGGTGCCGACGCGCGATACCGGCTTTACCCGCAGCGCGGTCGCCGCCAATGTCGTCGATCCGCAGGACGTCCGCATGCTGCCGGCAGGCGAAAAGGCGATCTGGCAGATCGATCGCCAGAGCCTGACAACACGGCTCGCCGAACCCGTGGCCGGTCTCGAATCCCTTACTCTGCCGCTCGCTCCGATGATCGGCTGCTTCGGGGTCGCGCCATCGCTCGGTCAGGCGATATCGACCGCGACCAGCGGCGAGTTCGGCGGCAATATGGACTATCGATTGCTCGGGCCAGGGACGACCATCTGGTTTCCGGTATCGGCGCCCGGCGCTCTCTTCTTCCTAGGCGATTGCCATGCCGTCCAAGGAGATGGAGAGATCGTCGGCACCGGCATCGAGACCACTTTCGAGGTGACGGTGCGCCTCAGCGTCGAAAAGAAAAAGACGATCATCTGGCCACGCGGCGAGACGGCGGAGGATATTTTCACCATCGGCAATGCCCGGCCGCTCGACCAGGCCCTGCAGCATGCCACCAGCGAGATGCTGCGCTGGCTCGGCTCCGATTACGGACTGGACAAAACCGCGGCCAGCCATCTGCTCGGTCAGGTCGTGCGCTACGATGTCGGCAACGTCTTTGACCCCGCCTACACGATGGCCTGCCGTGTCTCGAAATCCTGGCTGAAGTGCCGGTAA
- a CDS encoding FadR/GntR family transcriptional regulator has product MATSSLPENSVHALERLRGLLNSADLPADGKLPTERALSETLGVSRRAIRRALEVLEAEGRVWRRQGSGTYVGQRPDDWSQHVSTLVAGTDLMEVMEVRLRIEPQLAQLAAMRAKPDDIDRMYELAKKITASDDADSRELWDGALHRLIAQSAGNQFFLTIFDVINHVRQDEAWQTIRELARSTNKTRPVSYAQHRTIIDAIAARNPMKAAEAMREHLLMLQESLIRITSLDARQAEEPLTEEVG; this is encoded by the coding sequence ATGGCAACCAGCAGCCTTCCGGAAAATTCGGTGCATGCCCTGGAACGGCTCCGAGGGCTCCTGAATTCCGCCGATCTGCCGGCCGACGGAAAGTTGCCGACGGAGCGGGCTCTTTCGGAAACGCTCGGCGTCAGCCGACGCGCGATCCGGCGGGCGCTGGAGGTGCTGGAAGCAGAAGGCCGCGTCTGGCGTCGCCAAGGGTCGGGGACCTATGTCGGACAGCGTCCGGACGACTGGAGCCAGCATGTCAGCACGCTTGTCGCCGGCACGGATCTCATGGAGGTCATGGAGGTACGGCTGCGCATCGAACCGCAACTCGCCCAGCTCGCCGCCATGCGCGCCAAGCCCGACGACATCGACCGCATGTATGAACTGGCAAAGAAAATCACCGCCAGCGACGATGCCGACAGCCGCGAACTTTGGGATGGCGCATTGCATCGGCTGATCGCGCAAAGCGCCGGCAACCAATTCTTTCTGACCATTTTCGACGTCATCAATCATGTCCGCCAGGACGAGGCTTGGCAAACCATTCGCGAATTGGCCCGTAGCACCAACAAGACACGCCCGGTCTCCTATGCACAGCACAGGACGATCATCGACGCCATTGCGGCGCGCAACCCGATGAAGGCGGCCGAGGCCATGCGCGAACATCTTCTGATGCTGCAGGAAAGCCTGATCCGCATCACCTCGCTGGATGCGCGGCAAGCCGAGGAGCCGCTGACCGAGGAGGTGGGCTGA
- a CDS encoding NAD(P)-dependent alcohol dehydrogenase, producing the protein MSKMRALVLERQHELAIRDIDLPQEVGPGEVKIKIHTVGVCGSDVHYYTHGKIGPFIVNEPMVLGHEAAGTVVEVGAGVTHLKVGDRVCMEPGIPDANSKASRLGMYNVDPAVTFWATPPIHGVLTPFVVHPANYTFKLPDNVSFAEGAMVEPFAVGMQAATKARITPGDTAVVLGAGPIGIMVAVAALAGGCARAIVADLAQPKLDIAAQYQGVIPVNIREKSLVEEVDRLTEGWGADVVFECSGSPKAWETVMALPRPGGVIVAVGLPVNPVGFDVSTASTKEIRIETVFRYAHQYERSIALITSGRVDLKPLISETFAFEDSIKAFDRAVEARPTDVKLQIVLEQ; encoded by the coding sequence ATGAGCAAGATGCGTGCCCTGGTTTTGGAGCGTCAGCATGAACTGGCAATCCGCGATATCGATCTGCCGCAGGAGGTCGGGCCGGGTGAGGTGAAGATCAAGATCCATACGGTCGGCGTTTGCGGGTCGGATGTGCATTACTACACGCACGGCAAGATTGGCCCCTTCATCGTCAACGAACCGATGGTGCTTGGCCATGAAGCGGCAGGCACCGTGGTCGAGGTCGGCGCCGGCGTGACGCATCTGAAGGTCGGTGACCGCGTCTGCATGGAGCCGGGCATTCCTGATGCCAATTCCAAGGCGAGCCGGCTTGGCATGTACAATGTCGATCCCGCCGTCACCTTCTGGGCGACGCCGCCGATCCATGGCGTGCTGACGCCCTTCGTCGTGCATCCGGCCAATTACACCTTCAAGCTGCCTGACAATGTCAGCTTTGCAGAAGGGGCGATGGTCGAGCCTTTTGCCGTTGGCATGCAGGCGGCGACCAAGGCGCGTATTACGCCCGGCGACACCGCTGTCGTGCTTGGTGCCGGCCCGATCGGCATCATGGTGGCGGTTGCCGCCCTTGCCGGCGGCTGCGCGCGGGCGATCGTTGCCGATCTGGCCCAGCCGAAGCTCGATATCGCCGCGCAGTATCAGGGCGTCATTCCGGTCAATATCCGCGAGAAGAGCCTCGTCGAGGAAGTCGATCGCCTGACCGAGGGTTGGGGTGCGGATGTCGTCTTCGAATGCTCAGGCTCGCCAAAGGCCTGGGAAACGGTCATGGCGCTGCCGCGCCCCGGTGGCGTCATCGTCGCGGTCGGCCTGCCGGTCAATCCGGTCGGCTTCGACGTCTCGACGGCGTCGACCAAAGAGATCCGCATCGAGACGGTGTTCCGCTATGCGCATCAGTATGAGCGTTCCATCGCGCTGATCACGTCCGGCCGCGTCGATCTCAAGCCCTTGATCTCGGAGACCTTTGCCTTCGAGGATTCCATCAAGGCCTTCGATCGCGCCGTCGAAGCCAGGCCGACAGACGTCAAATTGCAGATCGTTCTGGAACAGTAG
- a CDS encoding FadR/GntR family transcriptional regulator, with the protein MTSRATPESKLIVTQSPFDAFVRKYGTIPRRGVFGYFVHELGRRIVSGDYPVGTTLPNEPDLVEQFGISRTVIREAMKCLAGKGLVEIKTRVGTRVKERSNWHHLDTDVMVWYYETGPSVEIMRSIKDLRLALEPEATARAALRRTESDIAAINSAYEEMASTIGDVNSNADADLRFHTAIFASTHNMIYSQLIDLIAVGIYANRTLSGHEDIAEGQKRSLPLHKAILDSIIAQDANAAITASRNLLDAWLARDYGF; encoded by the coding sequence ATGACCTCTAGGGCTACCCCGGAGTCGAAACTGATCGTAACGCAGTCGCCTTTCGATGCTTTTGTGCGAAAATACGGCACGATTCCGCGACGCGGCGTCTTCGGCTATTTCGTCCACGAACTCGGTCGCCGTATCGTCAGCGGAGACTATCCGGTCGGCACGACATTACCGAACGAGCCCGATCTGGTCGAACAATTCGGCATCAGCCGCACCGTCATCCGTGAAGCGATGAAATGCCTCGCGGGCAAGGGATTGGTGGAAATCAAAACCCGCGTCGGCACCCGCGTCAAGGAACGCTCCAACTGGCATCATCTCGATACGGATGTCATGGTCTGGTACTACGAGACCGGCCCATCGGTCGAAATCATGCGATCGATCAAGGACCTGCGATTGGCGCTGGAGCCTGAGGCGACCGCGCGCGCGGCGCTCCGCCGCACCGAGAGCGATATTGCCGCAATCAACTCCGCTTATGAGGAGATGGCGTCCACCATCGGCGACGTCAACAGCAACGCCGATGCCGACCTGCGCTTTCATACGGCCATCTTCGCCTCCACCCACAATATGATCTATTCGCAGCTGATCGATCTGATCGCCGTCGGGATCTACGCCAATCGCACGCTTTCAGGCCATGAAGACATAGCCGAGGGGCAAAAACGCTCCCTGCCCCTTCACAAGGCCATCCTCGACTCGATCATCGCTCAGGATGCGAATGCCGCCATCACGGCATCCAGAAACCTGCTGGATGCGTGGCTTGCCCGCGATTATGGCTTCTAA
- a CDS encoding ROK family transcriptional regulator, with the protein MLTSSQQQLLRVISQSGPSSRTVLAASMGLSKAAMSGIARDLISRGVLRETETIYGQGRPSILLDLHPEGAFFGGISLLEDPAPLVLSDFNGNTVARQTMPLSRDPDVIAEMIADTLPKLLAECKDASRKLSGLGIALSGFVDEKQASCVKSTLLGWQDVPLAGIIRQKTGIATFIENDAKAVAVSEKLFGCARDVQNFSVVSFDDGIGCAHFIGGKLYRGNHGGAGEIAHCTIEPNGSPCRCGKRGCLDTVASLKAIKETAKAEGLACQSLEELETQASLGNAIAIRILHRAGSALGLAIAHLIQFNDPGLILITHVEGRFDGLFGTVMRQAIEGNVLPRYAGQTPIRTQRVDGDVWARGAASIAAHNFLIGPNPY; encoded by the coding sequence TTGCTAACATCCTCACAGCAGCAGCTTTTGCGGGTTATCAGCCAATCAGGCCCTTCCAGCCGCACGGTTCTGGCGGCATCCATGGGGCTGAGCAAGGCTGCGATGAGCGGAATTGCGCGCGATCTGATTTCCCGCGGCGTATTGCGGGAGACGGAAACGATCTACGGACAGGGCCGCCCGTCGATCCTGCTGGACCTGCATCCGGAAGGTGCCTTCTTCGGTGGAATTTCGCTGCTGGAAGACCCGGCACCGCTGGTGCTCAGCGACTTCAATGGCAATACAGTCGCTCGCCAGACCATGCCGCTATCGCGCGATCCTGATGTCATTGCCGAAATGATCGCCGACACGCTGCCGAAATTGCTTGCCGAATGCAAAGATGCCAGTCGCAAGCTTTCCGGCCTCGGCATCGCGCTCTCCGGCTTCGTCGATGAAAAGCAGGCAAGCTGCGTCAAATCCACCCTACTTGGATGGCAAGATGTGCCCCTTGCCGGCATCATCAGACAGAAGACCGGCATCGCCACCTTCATCGAGAACGACGCCAAGGCAGTCGCCGTCAGCGAGAAGCTGTTCGGCTGCGCCCGCGACGTGCAGAATTTCAGCGTCGTTTCGTTCGATGATGGCATCGGCTGCGCCCATTTTATCGGCGGCAAGCTCTATCGCGGCAATCATGGCGGCGCCGGTGAGATCGCCCATTGCACCATCGAGCCCAATGGCTCGCCCTGCCGTTGCGGCAAGCGTGGCTGCCTCGATACCGTGGCCTCGCTGAAGGCGATCAAGGAAACGGCCAAGGCCGAGGGCCTCGCTTGCCAATCTCTCGAAGAGCTGGAGACGCAGGCCTCGCTCGGCAACGCCATTGCGATCCGAATTCTGCACCGCGCCGGCAGTGCGCTGGGGCTGGCGATTGCCCATCTCATCCAGTTCAACGATCCCGGCCTGATCCTGATTACTCATGTCGAAGGCCGGTTCGATGGCCTTTTCGGCACGGTCATGCGGCAGGCGATCGAGGGCAACGTATTGCCGCGCTATGCCGGCCAGACGCCGATCCGTACGCAGCGTGTCGATGGCGATGTCTGGGCACGCGGTGCCGCCAGCATTGCCGCTCACAATTTCCTGATTGGTCCTAACCCCTATTGA
- a CDS encoding cation:proton antiporter, translated as MPHDVALIALIAAGFVFAAIFGYLADRLHLPPLVGYLVAGVIIGSSTPGFVADVSLASQLAEIGVILLMFGVGLHFSAADLLAVRGVAIPGAIGQIAIATLLGVGLTSLWGWSVGAGVVFGLSLAVASTVVLLKALEERNLVSSTNGRVAVGWLIVEDLAMVLALVLLPAFAGVLGGHADAGGHAAYGSIWLTIGMTLLKVAAFAAVAIFIGPRVVPWLLTSVARTGSRELFTLSVLAIALGIAFGAAEIFGVSFALGAFFAGLVMSESHLSHRAAADSLPLQNAFSVLFFVSVGMLFDPTVLIREPLMIIGVLALIMLGKALIAFGVVLLLRYPASIGFAVAAGLAQIGEFSFILAGLGVSLGLLTREGQDLILAGAILSITLNPLAFYATEKLEHWAFARWPFLANKYGMAKQEGLRRQLTAISKQREERDRQHHLEIEQLIETFPMFAELDDNAHEELLLLFRPRSASPGDRVIRTGDRGDSMFFIASGAVEVQLEDDEIPLGAGAFFGEMALLTGARRTADVVAVDFCQLFVLDRRDFNLFMSRHPQLRAAVSRMARERQESNVSRQRRDLSQDAG; from the coding sequence GTGCCGCACGACGTTGCATTGATCGCATTGATTGCCGCGGGCTTCGTGTTTGCGGCCATTTTCGGCTACCTGGCCGACAGGCTGCATCTGCCGCCGTTGGTTGGCTATCTGGTAGCCGGCGTCATCATAGGCTCGTCCACCCCGGGGTTTGTCGCCGATGTTTCCCTGGCATCGCAGCTGGCGGAGATCGGCGTCATCTTGCTGATGTTCGGCGTCGGCCTGCATTTCTCCGCCGCGGATTTGCTGGCGGTACGCGGCGTCGCCATTCCCGGCGCCATTGGTCAGATTGCGATCGCGACGCTGCTCGGCGTTGGCTTGACCTCGCTATGGGGCTGGAGTGTCGGCGCTGGCGTGGTCTTTGGACTCAGCCTTGCCGTTGCCAGTACGGTCGTGCTTTTGAAGGCGCTGGAAGAGCGCAATCTCGTGAGTTCGACCAATGGTCGTGTCGCCGTCGGCTGGCTGATCGTCGAGGATCTGGCCATGGTGCTTGCGCTCGTGCTCCTCCCGGCCTTTGCCGGTGTTCTCGGCGGTCATGCGGATGCCGGCGGTCACGCCGCTTACGGTTCGATCTGGCTGACGATCGGTATGACGCTCCTCAAGGTCGCAGCCTTTGCGGCTGTTGCAATCTTCATCGGCCCGCGTGTGGTGCCGTGGCTTCTGACCTCGGTGGCGCGCACAGGTTCGCGCGAACTGTTCACGCTATCGGTCCTGGCGATCGCGCTTGGCATCGCCTTCGGCGCTGCGGAAATATTTGGCGTGTCCTTTGCGCTCGGGGCCTTCTTTGCCGGCCTCGTGATGAGTGAATCCCATCTCAGCCACAGGGCAGCGGCCGACTCCCTGCCACTGCAGAATGCCTTTTCGGTTCTGTTCTTCGTGTCTGTCGGCATGCTCTTTGATCCGACAGTACTGATCCGCGAACCGTTGATGATTATCGGCGTGCTCGCGCTGATCATGCTCGGCAAGGCATTGATCGCCTTCGGCGTCGTACTGCTATTGCGTTATCCCGCCAGCATCGGCTTTGCGGTCGCGGCGGGTCTTGCGCAGATCGGCGAATTCTCCTTCATTCTCGCCGGCCTCGGGGTTTCGCTCGGGCTGCTGACGCGGGAAGGGCAGGATCTCATCCTTGCCGGCGCGATCCTGTCGATTACGCTCAATCCGCTCGCCTTTTACGCCACCGAAAAGCTGGAGCACTGGGCGTTCGCCCGCTGGCCGTTCCTGGCGAACAAATATGGTATGGCGAAGCAGGAAGGCTTGCGCCGTCAGTTGACCGCCATCAGCAAGCAGCGCGAGGAGCGGGACCGCCAGCATCATCTCGAGATCGAGCAGCTCATCGAAACCTTTCCGATGTTTGCCGAACTGGACGACAATGCGCATGAGGAGCTTCTGCTGCTCTTCCGGCCAAGATCGGCTTCGCCGGGCGACCGCGTCATCCGAACCGGCGATCGCGGCGACAGCATGTTCTTCATCGCTTCGGGCGCCGTCGAAGTGCAGCTGGAAGATGACGAGATTCCGCTCGGCGCCGGCGCCTTCTTCGGCGAAATGGCGCTGCTGACGGGCGCGCGCCGCACGGCCGACGTCGTCGCCGTCGATTTCTGTCAGCTCTTCGTGCTGGATCGACGCGACTTCAATCTTTTCATGTCGAGGCACCCACAATTGCGTGCCGCCGTTAGCCGTATGGCGCGGGAGCGGCAGGAGAGCAATGTGTCGCGCCAGCGGCGCGACCTTTCCCAGGATGCCGGCTGA